DNA from Musa acuminata AAA Group cultivar baxijiao chromosome BXJ1-5, Cavendish_Baxijiao_AAA, whole genome shotgun sequence:
AATTGAAAGTTAATGACGATATCTTTTATGTAAGAATGAAATATTAGATTACAGCATAGGTAGGTGGCatcaaaattatcataatatattaagaGATGACACTAAGTTCATATAGTAAGTTGATAATATAGTTAAGTACTATAGAGGTGGTGACAATGACACATTAATCTATGATCGTGTTGTTGTTTTTTTATCTCTTAGAACTCCAATTAATAGGGTTTGCTTCAAAATAGATAATATATGTGGATGTCTTGTTATTAGTGTTTTCTACCCGATCAATATCGACAAAGAcatgatgatgatgcatgttttcgaTGAAGAAGACTATGGTTGATGGTCCTTTTAAGATATTATTAGACATATTAAGGAGTAACGTAGGGTTGATCCATAAATTATTATAGTTTATTGActataaaagaaatatttaaacGAGTAAGGGATAAGTACTAAAATACTTATCTTACCGATATTACGTGGAATCTATAGCAAGattatcattatataattttAGTGACCCAATAGAAAAGAGTGAGGTAATAACCTTTGGTATTCTGCAAGTTCTTTTTTGATAATAAGTATTAAATGTACTTCTCTTATGAGAGGAAAAGACCACATAATGTGAATATTTGCTCCACATCTAGAAAATAATTTAATGACCCTAGAATTAATCtattaaattacttaaaaaattatttaatcttaAAAGAATTGTTGCTTatgatgatgataaaaataaagaACTATAAGTATATGATGCctcttattatcataaaaataaagaaCTATAGGATTTGAATTTAATAAAATTGATAGACATAAAAAGTGATTCAAATTATGTATACTTTTAAGAGTTCTTTGACATATGCTAAGATAAACTAAACTAAGAAATTATTGCATAAAGATATCATCAATTAAAATCTCctataagaaaatattttgttaacCTCTAACTATCATAAGTGCCAACCTTAAAACTCAAAATAAGTTGaattatcatatttgatgataggattgaatatttttataaaatcaataCCAGATTATTAGTGAAATCCTTTGACCGCTAGATGTGTTTTATATCTTATAATGAATTCATTTGAGTTcaacttaatttaaaatattcactTAAACTTGATGATATTTTGTATGGGGTTGAATGATATAAGAGTTTATGTGATATTATGAAATAAGATATTATATTCCTTACACATTATTCTGTAGAGATCAATGATCTGacactaaatattatatttttaaagtatATTATCATGTGATATTTAAGCCCAGTAGAATGATCGAGTTGTGTCGATGGCATGAGAATTGATGATGGGttattgacatgatcttgataacaaggGTGTCATTTGATCGAGGAGATGACAAGGACATCTCTTGTGGCATCGAGGACATAGCAAAGATACAAATTAATCAAGTCCAGAAGCCGATGGAAGAGTTAATACTTGCAAGTAAATAAGCTGTGACTGTACGTACTAAACAAGAATATTAATGGAGTAGGGATTTGGAGGATGATGGCTGGTTGAGTTAGGGAGCATAGAAATGGAAGGAGATAGTCTTAAGGGAGTTTAGTATGCATCTTTATGAACTTAGTGATAGATGAATGTGATTGTGACTCTCATTATTGAAGGAGCAAGATTTTTTTAAGGAAAAattgaatttaaaaatattatgttcaaaGAAGTATTCAATAAAAATATAGTTTAGACCTCGATTTTAACTTGTGTGAGGTGTATGTAGTATAAATAATCATATACCCTTAATTTATGAATGATAGGAGGTTTGTATAATAGTGGTAACTATAGTTGTTGGTTTGCGACTTGTGATTGACAAGATATATAATGGTTCGAAAGGctatcgataaaaaaaaaaaaagagtagcaTAGAGACTTAGTGTCTAAGGTGTTTCATTCAATAGAGTTAATAAGTTATGGTGTGTGTGGTAGTGacttatgatattatatataatatattcaaTGGAAGAATGATTTCAAGTGGGAACAGTAATCATTAATATAAATGTTTACAAGTGGTTTGATACAATAAATAAAAGATATCTAAGAGATAGTCTATGACTTCTGATACTAAGGCATAATTCATAGTGTATAATAACTGTTATTGATTTTGAAATTAGAAAGAATAATGAGAGATGGACTATTATTGAAAGATGATAAATAAATGTTGAATAAAAGGATACTATGCATCAAATCGGATAACAATAAGAGTGATTGATTAGGTAATTTATAAAATAACTAGTAATGACTACTCATATATACTATCTTTATTCTGACTTCAAATCAAAAATATCATCGTGCTTATATCTTTAAAAAAACATGAGTTATGATAGAATACAAtaaaagtattattttatttataaaattataagagagagagaaaaagttttTTATGtgagatatatataaaatatcatcGAATTTAAAAGTGATCATATTTGAAATAAGTGAGTGATATGAATATTATTATCATCGCATATCTATGAATAGATTAAGCCAAAAGTAATGTGATGTGAAATACCAAAATTAATATATTTGGTTGAAGTAAGAATGTTATGATACTATAATAGAATATGCCATAAAAGGTTATGTTAATTCATTGGTGTATAgtgttatatatttataaatgttaAGATAAGAGTGGTTAtttatgaatctatttatgaatcAAGGTGATTATTCTCAAATCATGATTTGATTAAGGAGTTAAAAATACAATGTTTTATTTGTGATAAACAAATCAAGATTTCATGTCATTATTTTTTGCCAATCATTTATTGTCAAAGTATTTCTCATGATTCTTATTAAATCTAAAAACTTATTAAATttgatcatttataatattttatatcctaaatctcttagtttttttttataaatatttttcttgtCCCTTCCCCAACTTATGTTTTACATGAATCTTTATTTATAAAGAGATAAACTCAAGATTTTAACTTCGATTACGACATAAAATTATATCTTAATGATGACTCAtacataaaaatttatatttaatcatataatttaatttaatattttaaaacgaAGGATATAGTAATAAAATAATCCATATTTAGGGTTCTTCGCCATTGTCGTCAAACTTGCTATGACTTTCTTAGGGTGAACGAAAAGAGAGATCGAGCATATCGCCACTTCTTCGTTAATTCCAACAAAGAATCAAATATTTATACCAAATCGATGGTATATGCGTCCCATACGTCACAATTTATTTGCATTTGCTGTTGGTTTGGCGAAGAAAAACACAGGTTAGCCATATCTGCATTGTTCATCTCTCCAATTAAAGCAGTACTGACAGCTAAATCAACACGACGAAGCCAAATTTGATGCAGATGGGATCGTCTATCACTGCAATGCGATGATTCCATTAGAGGAGTACACTGATAGGTTAAAATAGCAGTGCAAGCCAAATCAATTCAGATGAGGCAGATGAGCAAGTCATCTCTGCAAATTTTTGATGCAGATGTTCCCATTCTTTCCTCCTCCCATCTTTGCTCATCTTCTCAACATGGTGAAGACAAAGCACATCAATCAATCGCATTCTGTGATGTAACTTGGATTTGCTGATGGCCTAAAATTTCTTTGTTAATGTGAAATCTTATACGTAAGAATTACTGAAATTgttctaaaaatattaaaattcaagaaatatattGTTTTGATTGGCTTTCTAAATGTATTCGGTGGAAAATGATTAAGAGAAATTCCAAATCCATGTGATACACATTGTTTATGATCTTATTTTAATAGTATCTTCTTATAATACTTTTTACCTTCGCTCATTCTAAGCCATATGTGTACAAAAATAATCATTCTTTGTCTTCTTATCCGAAGATAATCTTTATCACTACTCGATTCGAATCAGGTTATAATCAAGTGGTTTATTGATTCCAAACTGAATCAGAGATGATTTCGATTTCAAACTAGTTAAATTtgattacaaaaataaaaataaaacataaataatatcTATAGTATAGTGGTCAAAttcttaaatttaaatctaataaacTTTTGGATTTGAATATTGATAGAGCCATttagttttattaaaaaaattataagtttattttttttataaagtttTTTACTTATGTTATTATACTTACTATAGTTATATATCTAttttcaaatttaaaaataatattatgatttttttatatttaaaattatttaataaaaaatattaatagttCGAATTGAAATCAAGAATCAACCATTCTAGTTCTATTTTGAAAAATCGGAATCAATGATTTTgaaatcaaaatccaaaattatGATTACCATTAATTAAAGGTAAATAAgagttatatttaataaaaaatatttattatatatatttttattttaatttttttaaatgataagtgACAAAATGATATTCgagtttatataaaaatatttataaactaAACTAAATTAGCTAAAATCTTCTCTCTTTCCAAATTTTAAGAGCGACAAATGTTAGATTTAATGAGTTGCATTTCCATGTTACCTACCAAATAATGACATCATAATTCTCTTTCTGAGCCAACCGTTGAGAAGGGTATTATTGTCCAACCGACCCGATAAATATAACGGACATGTCCccttccttccctcctcttccACCCTCCATTTCTGGGAGTCTCCCCACCGAAGCCGACGGACCTCCATCTTCAACGCTAAGACAACCTTTAAAGGCCAACCCGAGACTTCTGTACACGCTCCGATACCGATTGGTGCCCTCTTCGTCGACAGCCATGAACCGCCGGGAGATCTTGACATGGGTCTGCTGCGCCACCGTTGCCGCCGTCTTGGTCTTGGCCTCACCCGCGGCGGCCCTCGGCGTGAACTGGGGAACCATAATGTCCCACCCCTTCCTCCCCACCACCGTCGTCCAGATGATCAAGGCCAACGGGATCACGAAGGTCAAGCTGTTCGACGCCGACTCCTGGACGGTCAGTGCCTTCGCCGGGACCGGGATCGAGCTCATGCTCGCCATCCCCAACGATATGCTTAAGCGTATCAGCAGCGACTACAGCCACGCCCAAGATTGGGTGAAGGAGAACGTCACCAAGCACGATTACGACGGAGGAGTCAACATCAAGTATCTCCATCCATCTTCTCAACACTAATTCAACTTGTTATCACTAACACATATCTTCATCTTTTGATCTGCAATATGGATTCTGTTTATTGGTCATAAGCCTGTTTGATTTGTAGATGAgcagttctttttcttttccattgGGTATTTGTTTTCATCTATAAGCAATTCATAGTAGTCAGGTCTTAGTCATACCAGTATCTAAGTATTGTTCTTCTTGTGCATTCTTTTACAGGTATGTTGCCGTAGGCAATGAACCTTTCCTAAGGAGCTACAATGGCTCCTTCATGAAGACCACATTCCCTGCGCTCAAGAACATCCAGAAGGCGCTCGACGAAGCCGGCGTCGGAAACCGAATCAAGGCCACTGTCCCCTTGAATGCCGACGTCTACAACTCCCCGGAAAGCAACCCGGTGCCGTCCGCGGGAGACTTCCGCAGCGACATCCATAGCCTCATGGTCGACATGGTGCGCTTCATGCACTCCAATGGTGCTCCTTTCGTCGTCAACATCTACCCTTTCCTCAGCCTCTACCAGAACCCGGACTTCCCAATCGACTTTGCCTTCTTCGACGGCGGAGGGCGCAACCTAAACGACAAGGGCCACCAGTACACTAACGTGTTCGACGCTAACTACGACACGCTGGTGTGGTCGCTGAAGAAGGCCGGCGTGTCCGACATGAAGATCATAGTCGGGGAGGTCGGCTGGCCGACCGACGGCGACAAGAACGCCAACACCGAAAACGCGAAGAGGTTTTACGACGGATTCTTGAAGAAGATGGGGCAAAACGAGGGGACGCCGATGAGGCCCGGGCACATGGATGTCTACCTGTTCGGCCTGATCGACGAGGACATGAAGAGCGTTCTGCCGGGCAACTTCGAGCGGCACTGGGGGATCTTCACCTACGACTGCAGACCCAAGTTCCCGATGGACCTCTCCGGCAAGGGGAATGACAAGTACTTGAAGCGCGCGACCGGCGTGCAGTACTTGCCGGAACAATGGTGCGTTCTAAACCCAGACGTGAAGCAGCTGAGCGCGCTGGGGCCCAACTTGGACTACGCCTGCTCCCTGTCCGACTGCACCGCGCTGGGCTACGGCTCCTCCTGCAACGACTTGGACCGCGGCGGCAACGCCTCGTACGCCTTCAACATGTACTTCCAGATGCAGGACCAGGACGTGAGGGCGTGCAACTTCGAGGGCCTTGCGGTCATCACCACCGAGAACGCGTCGCGCAACGGCTGCCTGTTCCCGGTGCAGATCGTCAGCGCCGCCCGTCCGGCTGCCGTCGCCACCGCCCGAGCGCTTCTGGTGGCAGGAATTGCCGCAATTCTGCTTTTGTGAGTGGAGGAATGGCAACCAAACAAAACACCCATTTGCACTTCACCTCATCATTCGGAACAAATGTCATTTAAGAAGCCAATTTCTACACTCATAGATTTAATGCATTGCTAGTCGTGGCAGTCCAATTCATCCAATGGATCTGTTCATTAATTTTAAGAGGGCATGTTAACATACCACTCGGATACTGCTAATTTAGCAATTATATATCTAAAGTCTTGAATTCGAATAATATATTTACTATTTTATTTCAACATTATTGCttaattttatcatatttttatttaaatataaaataattttagcttGTTACATTATGATCTTTGTGTTAGATTACTAATTTGTTTAGTGGAAAGATGGAAAAGATGTGATACAATTGAGATAACCGCCTAAACctatgagatattttttttagatatttcgttctaaatttataatatctctccttttttttctccgTCGTGCATCTGCACACCGTCCCGACCGTTACGCGCATTGTTACGGCCAAGGGGTTCGGAGTTGGTAAGTCGGGTACATCTCACGGTGCGATAACCGCCCCTGTTGCTGTCCATCGTCTCATCACCAACTCGTGACCTTGTTCTGGTCCTCGAACCGGTGACGGCACCGGCGATTTCTATTGATGCGGAAAACAGAAATCGGATCCCCTGAAACGACGGGATCCGTCTTACCCCTCGCGCTTAGTCGGTGGCGTTTTCGTAATTAGATCCGAATACGACACTGTTTAACCGTCACGCTGAACCAAGAAGCCCAACCGCCGGCGAAAGCGCCAAACTTTTGAGTCGACGTCATCGCCGACACGTGCTGAATCCCCCATCGCTTTCCCAGATGGATTGGGATTTCCCACAATCCAACTTCTATTCGGATGAAGGCGTCTTCCAACATCCGACCGTCGGATGATGCCCTGGGTTTCAGTCACCCCGTTTTAATACGAATCGTTTTGGGATCAGGGTTGGACAGGATCCCGACGCTTCGGAGATTCCAATTCCTTCCGGGTTACTATAAAAGACCCTTCGCCTTCCTTTCTACGGCCGCTTCAACCACTTCGAGGTTTCCTCCAAAAAGATCGAGGGGGAGGCCCTAAGAAATCTTGAGGAAAAGGAGCGAAAGCGTGACCCTAGATCGGCTGGTTTCGGCGATCGTCCCAGTGTACTTTTCCGGTGGCAATGGCAAGCACCTCGGCAGCGCTGTCACAGCTCTCACCGCTGCAGATATCGTCGACGCAGGCGCAGGGCGGGGCGTTCGGCAGGGCGTCTCTGTACGTCGGGGACCTTGATCTCGCCGTCAACGAGGGACAGCTGTACGATCTCTTTAGCCAGATCGCGCCGGTGACCTCCGTTAGGGTTTGCAGGGACCAAATCCGCAATGTCTCCCTCGGCTATGCTTATGTAAATTTTCACAGTCTCCAGGACGGTAAGAACCATTCGAatctcaattagttttatcattgaTGTTTCGGTTTCTTCCTCTGCTCTTGATAAGGTGTACTGGTCTTTTATGATCGCTGCCTTCATGTGCTGGTTTTTGGAATTGACATTGTGTTTGTCTTCTGCTTTTGGAAATTAATGTTGACGACGATCACTTCATGTCGTGCTATTTGTTGCTCTGTAAAAAGTCTTTTGTTGCTTCAGACTTATGGTTCAGATTTTGATTTTTGAGTTCTTAATTTCTTATTAGGACTCTTATCGTGTACTAGTCACGAATTTACTTAAGATCTATTGGTGTTAATTTGACACTACTGACCGGGTAATATCCATAGAACGGACCAAGTAGCCGAGTATTATATTGATTATATCAAGATGTTGCCTCAACAG
Protein-coding regions in this window:
- the LOC135675161 gene encoding glucan endo-1,3-beta-glucosidase 8-like produces the protein MSHPFLPTTVVQMIKANGITKVKLFDADSWTVSAFAGTGIELMLAIPNDMLKRISSDYSHAQDWVKENVTKHDYDGGVNIKYVAVGNEPFLRSYNGSFMKTTFPALKNIQKALDEAGVGNRIKATVPLNADVYNSPESNPVPSAGDFRSDIHSLMVDMVRFMHSNGAPFVVNIYPFLSLYQNPDFPIDFAFFDGGGRNLNDKGHQYTNVFDANYDTLVWSLKKAGVSDMKIIVGEVGWPTDGDKNANTENAKRFYDGFLKKMGQNEGTPMRPGHMDVYLFGLIDEDMKSVLPGNFERHWGIFTYDCRPKFPMDLSGKGNDKYLKRATGVQYLPEQWCVLNPDVKQLSALGPNLDYACSLSDCTALGYGSSCNDLDRGGNASYAFNMYFQMQDQDVRACNFEGLAVITTENASRNGCLFPVQIVSAARPAAVATARALLVAGIAAILLL